The segment TGTATTTGTCATCAGTTTCCCCATTTCATTTTTGACCGCTGGTATACCATAACtagcctctttttgttttagttgtcTAGTGCGGCGGTGtcgtcaaacacaaaacacttattCTGAGCTAACCCCTTCGTTTGCTGTCATTTAGGTCTGCGATTGGATCTGTcccattaatacaaataatatgccTAATAGCATCTATTTCAGTCCAGTATTCAAAAGTTGAACGTTATTAGTCTCTTCTTCTAAGCTGGTTTACTTTGTCGAGGAAACGAAAGGTTGTCTTCTTATACTAACTCTATAAAACAGACTTGTTTCATTTAGATCCGGATTCTTATACCTTTATGTATTAAACCTTGTGGGTAGTCTGATGTCTTAGGAACGGCTCTAGTTATTTTGTTTCTGGGCGTGGTTAATTCTCCCCCTTCTCACAGAGCATCTCAGTCCCTGAATAGCCCTTAGTTGAAGCCTATATAGGGCGCGGCTCTCTAATTGTAAACCACCTTATTGGAGCTCTCTCTTCCGTAACACCTCCTACACTGGAACATTAGAATAAACCTTTTTTCAGCTACTTAGATTCTGTTTGTAAATGGTTTTCCCGTAGGTACAACCCCAAGACATTAGTGCACAGAGTGTATATATAGAGAAGACGTGCCTGCGCTCTGACGCAGGTCTCAGAAGCTTTATCAGACAGCTCAGACAAAGGTTCCAGAAATAGGTCCCAGAAGCCatgacttctgtgtgtgtgtgtgtgtgtgtgttttaacaacTGTATGCCTGTATAAGTACGGGTAAATACAACACTAGCTAATAGTTTCCCAGATTTTTCCCCACTCTCATAGAAATGACTTTTTAGTCTAAATAGGGCAAActctgctttttaaatatacatttcatttaatttcaatttgAGGTCTGTAATGggaattgtatatattgttagTATGTAAATAATCTTCTGTCCTGCAGAGGTGAGGGAGTATATGACATACAATTCCCCGTACCTTTGAACAATGAAACGCTCACAGATTATAACAGAGGACAGGACGGAGACTGTTAGGTGTTATAATTTCCAGGATCTTGAGTACTCGTCACCTGACCTGATCATTGGGTTACTCATCAAGGGATTGATTTGATCACTCATCAAAGGATCTGAAGACAATGCCTCCTCCTGAGTGCCCCTTCTTGTTTTCCCTTAAATACATGTGTCCGTGTGTTTGGCTCTCCTGTGTGGCTCTGTGTGactcttcttgcaagaataaatgaTTTCATAGACAAGTTCTGGTTCGTCGATATTCGTCATTTCAGTTTTAAAAGACTCGACACTGGGTCACAGGTCACACCACCGTTTAAGCAGTAGATCAGTGTGATTCTTGGACAGTGCTTTTTCCAATTCTTTAAGCTTGGATTCCAGATCATTTACTATTTGAacttgctctctttttttcctactGGAGTAAGCTATGATTTTTCCCCTTATATAAGCTTTGGAGGCCCCCCATCCTGTTCCAACTTTATCTGTTGAACCAGTGTTCCACAGGAAGAAATTGACAAGTTCCTCTACCATTAAACTGCTAAATCCTGGGTCCTGGAAAAGAGATATGTTTAACCTGCACCTGTTTTTCTTTACTTGCTCTGGTTCTATTACTATTTCTAGCTGGACTGCTGTATGATCGGTCAGTGCAATGGTTCCTATTGAGCAGTCTGAGACGCTCTCCACCAGATCCTTGCTTATCAAAAAATAATCTATCCTGGAGTGAGACTTGTGTCTATGAGAGTAGAATGTATATTCCCTCTCTCTAGGGTTGACAAGCCTCCATATATCTGTCAGTCCGAGGTCCTTCATCAATAATCAATGTTAGCTTCCAAACATATCATTCTTCCTTCCACATCCGTTTCTTCTCTTAACAATTGGAAATTCACATGTTTGTGTACCAGAATAGCCACTCCATGTTTTTTACTAGAGTATGAACTATAGAATGCGTGGCCAACCCAGTCTCTCCTCAATTTAGCTGCCTCTGAATCGATCAAGTGAGTCTCTTGTATAAAAGCCACATCGGCTTGTCAGGATTTTAGGTATAACaaagtttttttcctttttatgggATTTTGTAGCCCATTTACATTCCAGGACACTATCATGAGACCCCTAGCCATAGATCAACTAATTATATTCtttatgtattgtgtattgttcAATATTCTATGTCAGAATAGCAGAGAGTCAACAAGAGGACAAACTAAGAGACAGCTAAAAGAGAAAGATGCAGAGCGAGACTGAAACAGGAAATTGTGGTTAAGGCAAATGAAGGAACATATTCACACCTTCCAACagacatgtgtgtttttgttataaactttgtgtgtgtgcttcgaCTCCAGCCTGCGAGCTGGACGAACCATCCTGCTCTTGcaattgcagtgtgtgtgctctacTGATGACCAGacgaataaatctaccagaacgagagaagttgttcgGCTGAATTCGTCCTCCTACGGCTTTCGATTTGAATAACCCCAACACTGCTTCGTCTAAGGCCGTCCTGCCTACCGGCGTTTGCTCATGGCTGTGTCTGACCAGCGGCGTTGGCCTACCGGATCTGACGCTGAGCTGAACAGCACTGCGCCCCAGCTTCGTGTTGTTTGACGTCATCAGCCTTGTTTTACAACCTCTATTTAGTTTGAGCCATTTTACTGTGTTGTTCACAAGGGATATTACGGTCTACTCTGGCCTTTAGTTTATATAAAACGGGGTAACTGATCACCCTCTCTGGCTGCttattttggttgttttgtcttttgtttgcttttcctttttgagAACCAGAGCCTGTGGTAAATTGTGTTCCTTGTTCCTGTAGGTGCTGCTAAACCAAAGTGGTGGGAGTGGTGCCTCCGGGTGTTGGTGTTTCTCTTCCTGTGCCTGTGGTTTAGGTTACCCCTGGTAACGACCCTCacgtgtggctgtgtgtgtgagtgttgtgtaCACGTGTGATCGGGGgtgcctcttttcttttgggACCCTCACCTGCACTGGTCCACCTCACCACTGATAAGTCGCAGCCCTACACCCCTTTAATAAATAATGGCTCTTTTATTAGTAGTTTGTATTTAACATTAAtaaagattgtttttgtttttgtactggAACCACATCCCGGCCGTGTCCTCTGAGTCCTGAATACTTTGGGCAAAACTTAATCTTTAGGTGCAATTCCTACGGTGCTCTGACGATATCCAACTTTAAACTATATAGCATCTACCTCTGGCCACATTAGTATGCAGTCATATTTATATGACAATATGCTTTAAATTGTTCCCAGTGACAAACCTAGAAATGAACGTGAAGACACTTAGCTGGTGTTAGCTAGCCAGCCACAGTTGCTACTGAAGTATACAACTAAAACAACAAGATGTATCTATTAAATACGAGAAGCACTCCAATTAAACGTTTaaataaccaaaacaaacaGTTCTAGTGGAATTGATATGCTCCTTCTTCTCTACTTTATTGTATGACAGGTgaatttgtgttgctgttgttgttaccgccacctgctggagATTCTTTGCCTCGTACTGCCCCCACAAATATACAGCAGTGGCTTCATAAGAGATAATACACAGAACAGAATAAAGAACAACTCTTTCTACGACGTCTTTGGTTCCATTTGGGGGTTTCTTTACTaattaattattacaaatattttttcagttttaaagcCTTTAAGTTTGAATTTTTCCAAACTACTCTTGATGGGATGGGGTTTTATTTATGGCCTAGATATGTCTTCTTCTATTTAATGTTTGCCTAAACCTGTTTCATGCTCCTTACTCCAGgtatcttttcttctttttgctgcGCTGGACAGTTACACATTTATCCTTTCATTATTTTAAGACTACATCTGGACTATAGGTCTGGGACAAAATGATAGATTAAGTTTCCTCTGACCAAGTGAGAATATGACGCAGCCAATCTTTCATAAGCCTTTCTCACCAGAGGCATGTGAATGCATTAACCCAACGAGAGCTGCTTAAGAGCTTAACTGCTTGGCTCACATCAAATGTGTCCCCCATTGCTTCACAACTGTGTGCTCAGTAGAAACTAGTGGACCGTAGTTTCACCAGACGATCTGAGCTGTTGAACTgtatacagtatttttttttacatgtacatatatgcatgtgtggGGCCCACATTAACAATGGACACAATAATAGGAACTAGACATGGACCCCCCTCATAttctcatttaattattattttttattgattgttaattgttttgtttattcaccTGGCCTGTGTTTATCCTCAATGGAGGCTTGAATGGTTTGGGAGGTTAATGCTTGGTTACGATGCGTAAAGCTCATGCAGGCACGCACTTGGGTCAGCTCAGGGGACCTTTGCGAAGGAAGCGAGGGGAACGTTACGCTGGCTTCCTTCAGTTGTAGACTAAAACAGACGATCTGcgtgtatttctgtgttttcagtAAAGACGTTCTTTTAAACACAAGCACGCCTGGTCGTCCTGTGTGTGCAACACGTTCCCTAAAAATGAGAGGGGATGtacatatgtttttgtttgtttgccgaACTGAATTATAAAGCTCTAATCTAATGGGAAAACTAACTTGAGGTAAGATTTATTCTCCCCCCCCTTAAATTGCCCAGTGAGCAAACTCTTACTCTCTAAGATTATTGAGATTTATTCAAAGTTGAATATCAGACAAATCTGTgtgacaaacacattttctcagagATGGCAGGAAGGTGCTTCGCTCCAGCATCAGAGAGTTCCTGTGCAGCGAGGCCATGGCCGCCCTGGGGATACCCACCACCCTTGCACCCTCccttgtgacctctgacctctatgTCAGCAGAGATCCACTCAACAGTGGCAGGCGCTGCTCAGTCGTCCTGCGTCTCGCACCTTCCTTCATCAGGTAGGGACCCTCTCTCAACCAGAAAACTACGGATACATATTTGTATGATGTATTTCTCATTGTTTTAGATTTGGACTTTCTGAGATCTTCCCGGGTCGAGATGATTTCTCAGGCCTGCGGGGTCCCAGTGCAGGGCGGTATGACATTCGCACTCAGCTACTGCATCATGGCATTGAGACCTTTCATCCTTGTATCCAAAAGACTCATAGCAACCGGAAAGACAGGAATCTGGCATTTTTCTGAGgaccaaggtttttttttttactgaagctGGCCTAATAATGGAAAACACTGTTTAGGACTCAGTCTGCCTTCAGGTTGATTCATTGCGTGCCGGCTTTTTTCCATTTTGATCCTCATATTTTACTTGTGTATCCCCAGGTGATGATGCTAACCGCTAAGCTAGTGGCCCAGTGGCAGTGCGTTGGTTTTTCACATGGCGTCCTTAACACAGACAACATGAGCATCTTGGATCTGACTCTGGATTACGGCCCCTTTGGTTTCATGGACAGCTAGGCTGCTGAAAGTGTGAGTGCGCTTATTCATTTGACCAGAGAGTCTTCTTAGCTTTTCACCAGTTGGAAAAATGGTTCTTCTGCTCCGCTCGATGAGGTTAAACTCAGTGAAATGGTTCTAAAAGTCACATTACAATCTGTTTGGACACTATTCCTAACATATTCTACGCCCCCACCCGTGTGTCAGATTTGATCCAGATTTAGTTTGCAACACCTCAGACAAAAGAGGGCGCTACTCAAACCAAGCCCAACCATCTGTGTGCCGCTGGAGCCTCTATTTCAGTCCAGTATTCAAAAGTTGAACGTTATTAGTCTCTTCTTCTAAGCTGGTTTGCTTTGTCGAGGAAACGAAAGGTTGTCTTCTTATACTAACTTTATAAAACAGACTTGTTTCATTTAGATCCGGATTATTATACCTTTATGTATTAAACCTTGTGGGTAGTCTGATGTCTTAGGAACGGCTCTAGTTATTTTGTTTCTGGGCGTGGTTAATTCTCCCCCTTTACGCAGAGCATCTCAGTCCCTGAATAGCCCTTGGTTGAAGCCTATATAGGGCGCGACTCTCTAATTGTAAACCACCTTATTGGAGCTCTCTCTTCCGTAACACCTCCTACACTGGAACAT is part of the Cyclopterus lumpus isolate fCycLum1 chromosome 23, fCycLum1.pri, whole genome shotgun sequence genome and harbors:
- the LOC117726499 gene encoding protein adenylyltransferase SelO-1, mitochondrial-like → MRKAHAGTHLDGRKVLRSSIREFLCSEAMAALGIPTTLAPSLVTSDLYVSRDPLNSGRRCSVVLRLAPSFIRFGLSEIFPGRDDFSGLRGPSAGRYDIRTQLLHHGIETFHPCIQKTHSNRKDRNLAFFSQVMMLTAKLVAQWQCVGFSHGVLNTDNMSILDLTLDYGPFGFMDRFDPDLVCNTSDKRGRYSNQAQPSVCRWSLYFMEMLSVGAALDEFMPAYEAFYLSIMRKKLGLVKKKELEDSKLISDSIAPHAQTVRLVPCTREPA